The genomic interval GGCGACCAGCTCCATGACGGCGCTGCGGCGGCGGCCGCGCACGAGCAGATCGACCTTGCGCTTGTCGGAGGTCGCCGGCGCGTTGAGGCCGTTGTCCGCCGTATCGTTGAACCAGGCGTTGAAGTGCCGGACGTCGTTCCGCGAGAGCTCCAGCGCGTAGGAGGGCAGCCCAGCCGAGTAGATCCGGCTCTCGTGGAGCAGCGGGTTGAACAGGTCGACCGCGAGCAGCAGCGCCCCGTAGGTGTCGCGAAACGTCCGCGCGGCGTACAGCGCCGCCAGGCGCGCGAAGGCGCGGCTGGTCCCCAGCGAACGGCGCTGGCGGGCGAGGGCGCGTACCTCCTCGGGCGAGAGCGCCCGCGCCCAGACCGACACCTCGTCAAGGGCGAATGCCGCGGGCGGCGTCCAGCGGTCCTGGCCGAAGCACAGCTGGAGCGACTTGTGAACCAGCGGCTGGAGCGCCAGGCTCCCCTGCGGCTCCCCGTCGATATAGAGCCGGGCCGTGCCCGCCGCCTCGTCCACGGTGAAGGCGACGTGGCGGAAGCGCCCCGGCGCCGCCTCGATGGGCCACGCCAGCGGCTTCTGCCCGGGGAGCCGCAGCACGAGCTTGCCGCCCGCGACCGCCAGGTACTGGAAGATCTGCTGGTTCCTGACCTTCTCGGGAAAGCGCACCCAGCAGGAGAACGTGAACTGCGGACCAAGGGCCGGGAGGGGCACATCGGTCCGCACGAAGCTCTGCCGGCCGGGGCGGAACGCCCGCGCCGAGCCGTAGCGCCCCCGGACGATCCTGGTCCCGCCCGTCTCGACGTCGCGCCCGGAGACGCGGTTGCGCGGCCTGACCTCGTCGAAGTCCCAGTAGGCCAGCACGCCCGCGGCGCTCAGGCGGTTGCCGACGGCGGCGTCGGCGCGCGCGACGGAGCCGGCGAGCAGGTCGAGGAGGGCGTCCGCGCGGGCGACGAGCCCGACGATCGCCGCCAGGACCAGGCCCGCGGCAACCAGGGCCGGGAGGCGGCTGCGAAGCCTCATCCGGTCAGGCGACACCGCCGGGGCGGTTGAAGAAGACCTGGACGGAGGCCGACGGCGCCAGCTTGCGCAGCTCCTCCTGGAAGTCCGCGACCCCACCCTGGAAGTCGGCGAACGAGAACTGCAGGCTCGAGAGCCCGTCGCGGCTCACGGCGCTCTCGACGAAGCTGCGGCGCGCGTGGCGCCCCACGCACTCCTCGATCTGCCGCTGGCTGGCGGCCGCCTGCTCGTCGGCCAGCGTCACCAGGACGACGCCGTCGCGCCCGCGGCCGAGCCGCCCGCGCCCCAGGTGCACGGCGAAGAGCACGCCGGCCGCGAGCAGGTACAGGAAGAGCAGGAACTGGAAGTTGAACGTCGCGCAGATGATCGAGGCGGCGATGACGAGCATGATGAAGCCGACCTCCTCGGGTTCCTTGATCGGCGTGCGGAAGCGGATGATCGAGAGCGCGCCGAGCAGGCCGAGGGACAGCGGCAGCGAGACCTGGATGCAGATGAACAGCGAGGTGATCGAGATGCCCAGCAGCGGGAAGGCGCGGTTGATCTGGCTCCCCGTGCCCCGCCGCTCGTAGAAACGGGTGTAGAGCCAGCTGGCGACGAGCGAGGCGACGAGCGAGACGAGGATCGCGATCGCGAAGAGCATCGGGTTGATCCGCGCGGTCAGGTCCTGCACGTCCTTGATCCTCTGGAGCTGGTCGAACACGGTTCACTCCTCCTTGAGCAGGCGGGCGATGCAGGCCCCGTATTTTGAAAAGCTCCGCCAGCGCAGGCCCGCCGCCTGGAGCGTGGCCAGCCAGGGAATCGGCACGCGCCCCCCGTCCTTCACCTCGAGCACGATCGTCCCCGGCCTCGGGTCGCCGAGGCGCGGCAGCAGGCGCCCGTTGACCCGCCCGAGGCCGATCCCCGTGTCCAGGCAGACCCGCGAGAGCGTGAACGGGCAGATGAACCGCCGGCGGCGGTACTCCACGACGGCCGCCGGCTGCAGGCCCGGCGCGAGCCGCTCGCCGAGCGCCGGGGCGTGGCGCGCGAGGATCTCGCGGAACAGCGGGTGGTCGAGCGGCGCGCCGTCCAGCACGTCGCGCGGCGCGGTCACGACCACGCGCGGCTTGCGCCGCCCCTGGCCGAACTTGCGCTTGATCTCGAGGAACGCCTGCCGCAGCGCCGGGTCCGCCGACAGCTCGGGGTCGTACCAGCGCAGCCGGCACTTGGTCTTGACGAACTCGCCCTCGCGCTTCTCGCAGTAGGCGTCGAGCGCGGACGTGTCATAGTAGAGCGTGTACACCGTCGCGTCCGGGTGGACCGGGTCCGGCAGGCAGAC from bacterium carries:
- a CDS encoding LamG domain-containing protein; translation: MRLRSRLPALVAAGLVLAAIVGLVARADALLDLLAGSVARADAAVGNRLSAAGVLAYWDFDEVRPRNRVSGRDVETGGTRIVRGRYGSARAFRPGRQSFVRTDVPLPALGPQFTFSCWVRFPEKVRNQQIFQYLAVAGGKLVLRLPGQKPLAWPIEAAPGRFRHVAFTVDEAAGTARLYIDGEPQGSLALQPLVHKSLQLCFGQDRWTPPAAFALDEVSVWARALSPEEVRALARQRRSLGTSRAFARLAALYAARTFRDTYGALLLAVDLFNPLLHESRIYSAGLPSYALELSRNDVRHFNAWFNDTADNGLNAPATSDKRKVDLLVRGRRRSAVMELVAGRQTGPETSSKRTFTLELLDADGEPERKLLLRPVEGAPYLLDALAAKLARDSGLPPVAPEIVAVSTNGSFDGLYLAADLSGDKGSFWRGEAEQWRELITRLPFFRDQALAEFDRIAGRLKAPLCSDRKSPLTSREIVHEIRRQRRLLEDAALDRTPRSDEALVARVADFVREEIFLGDNPHA
- a CDS encoding DUF4956 domain-containing protein, with the protein product MFDQLQRIKDVQDLTARINPMLFAIAILVSLVASLVASWLYTRFYERRGTGSQINRAFPLLGISITSLFICIQVSLPLSLGLLGALSIIRFRTPIKEPEEVGFIMLVIAASIICATFNFQFLLFLYLLAAGVLFAVHLGRGRLGRGRDGVVLVTLADEQAAASQRQIEECVGRHARRSFVESAVSRDGLSSLQFSFADFQGGVADFQEELRKLAPSASVQVFFNRPGGVA
- a CDS encoding VTC domain-containing protein; the encoded protein is MNVLDHRSPPTPAASFAGVSALAGEADEGITSAESKFVAPADREELVLAWLRHVCLPDPVHPDATVYTLYYDTSALDAYCEKREGEFVKTKCRLRWYDPELSADPALRQAFLEIKRKFGQGRRKPRVVVTAPRDVLDGAPLDHPLFREILARHAPALGERLAPGLQPAAVVEYRRRRFICPFTLSRVCLDTGIGLGRVNGRLLPRLGDPRPGTIVLEVKDGGRVPIPWLATLQAAGLRWRSFSKYGACIARLLKEE